A genomic window from Triticum urartu cultivar G1812 chromosome 7, Tu2.1, whole genome shotgun sequence includes:
- the LOC125525660 gene encoding MDIS1-interacting receptor like kinase 2-like, protein MLSSLATLPLLLLLMATAVAPAPDLAAVPAEQARALLTWKVSLDNESRYTLRSWENTSAPCSWRGIRCTMHRRQPVISGISLRGRRLRGSLGSLNFSALATQAHLDLSHNHLAGSIPPDIKALVELENLLLQGNQIRGSIPLGLTNLTKLPSLMLDENEVSGEIPRHIGNMTNLMTLTLSYNHLVGHIPSEVGHLKNLVTLDLSSNNLFGSIPRNVGNLTKLTTLLLFENQLSDQIPLELCHLVNLNDLRLSFNKLVGSIPNSLSNLTKLTILYLGKNQLSGQIPRELGYLMNLQVMFLSANQLSGKIPNDLGYTNNLEVLLLSHNTLSGSIPRSLGNLTKVTRLELQRNQFSGQIPRELGYLVNLEYLSLSKNTLAGNSTKLTKLQLNENQLSGSVPQEIGNLTNLVLLAIAFNNLSGAFPSGLCAGGRLQYLSATNNKLVGPLPSSLLSCTSLVRVRLERNNLEGDITRMGAHPNLDYIDISSNRLFGKLSHRWGESHKLTMLRASNNNITGVIPSSLGKLSQLRKLDVSLNKLEGQIPPEIGNITTLYNLSLYGNLLQGKVPQEIGSLNNLEYLDLSSNNLTGQLPRSIGNCLKLHFLKLSHNHLNGTIPIELGILVNLQDLLDLSDNSIDGAIPSVLGGLHMLQALNVSHNALSGNIQPSFQSMTSLLSMDVSYNKLEGPVPHTRLFEEAPVRWFWHNKELCGVVKGLTPCDLPRSSGHGKKSGAILLAIIPVVLSFGFITALATWQCRKKKPKAEIANVVQQTKMFAIWNFDGEDVYRKIVDATNNFSDTHCIGSGGSGYVYKAQLSTGELFAVKKIHMVDDDDQFNREIHALMHIRHRNIVKLFGYCSATQGRFLVYEYLDRGSLSAYLKHKETALELDWTRRLNIARDVALALAYMHHDCFAPIVHRDITSNNILLDLEFKAHISDFGLAKVLDVDASNCTSLAGTKGYLAPELAYTTRVTEKCDVYSFRVLVLELFMGHHPADLLSSMDNPNKTILLGNLLDTRLPLPEAETASEIFQVVAVAVRCIEPDPSHRPTMQQVIKVFSTAERVLQLLPPKLKGHKVWLLFQMQILHTKQNNFVKELVLQRLALVIGINERMIPVVKDAASLAMLDRYRMLVSQTAAEMEAFSRTEDFPKIVEGSRRIQGQFE, encoded by the exons ATGCTCTCCTCTCTCGCCACACTTcccctgctgctgctgctgatggccaccgccgtcgcccccgcgCCGGACCTGGCAGCCGTGCCCGCAGAGCAGGCAAGGGCGCTCCTCACCTGGAAAGTCAGCCTTGATAATGAAAGCCGGTACACTCTGCGGTCCTGGGAGAACACCTCCGCGCCCTGCAGCTGGCGCGGCATCAGATGCACAATGCACCGGCGCCAGCCAGTGATCAGTGGCATCTCCCTGCGGGGGAGGCGGCTGAGAGGTTCGCTGGGGTCGCTCAACTTCTCGGCGCTGGCGACCCAAGCGCACCTTGACCTCTCGCACAACCACCTCGCCGGGAGCATCCCTCCTGACATCAAGGCCCTCGTGGAGCTTGAGAATCTCCTTCTGCAAGGCAACCAGATAAGAGGCTCAATCCCACTAGGTCTAACAAACCTCACAAAACTCCCTTCCTTGATGCTTGATGAGAATGAAGTCTCTGGTGAAATACCAAGGCACATAGGCAACATGACCAATCTCATGACACTCACCTTGTCATACAATCACTTAGTTGGTCATATCCCTTCTGAAGTAGGCCACCTAAAGAACTTGGTTACGTTAGATTTGTCTAGTAATAATCTTTTTGGCTCAATCCCACGCAATGTAGGTAACTTGACCAAACTCACTACATTGCTCCTTTTCGAGAACCAACTTTCTGACCAAATTCCATTAGAACTTTGTCATTTGGTCAACTTGAATGACTTGCGCCTTAGCTTCAACAAGCTGGTAGGTTCCATCCCAAATAGCTTATCAAATTTGACAAAACTCACTATCTTGTACCTTGGCAAGAACCAACTTTCTGGGCAAATTCCACGAGAATTAGGGTACCTCATGAACTTGCAGGTTATGTTTCTTAGTGCAAATCAACTTTCGGGGAAAATTCCAAATGACTTGGGTTACACAAACAATTTAGAAGTATTGCTTCTTAGTCACAACACACTCTCAGGTTCCATCCCAAGGAGTCTAGGGAATTTGACAAAAGTCACTAGGTTGGAACTTCAAAGGAATCAATTTTCTGGTCAAATTCCACGAGAATTAGGTTACCTTGTGAACTTAGAATACTTGAGTCTTAGCAAAAATACACTCGCAG GGAATTCAACAAAACTCACTAAATTGCAGCTTAACGAAAACCAACTTTCTGGTTCAGTTCCTCAAGAAATTGGCAATTTAACGAATCTTGTTCTGTTGGCAATCGCTTTTAACAACCTCTCTGGTGCCTTTCCATCTGGTCTTTGTGCGGGAGGTCGGCTACAATATTTGTCCGCTACGAACAACAAGTTGGTTGGCCCCTTGCCATCAAGCTTGCTAAGTTGTACAAGCCTAGTCAGAGTTCGACTTGAGCGTAATAACCTCGAAGGAGATATCACCAGAATGGGAGCTCATCCAAATCTTGACTATATTGATATCAGTTCAAATAGACTATTTGGTAAATTATCTCATCGTTGGGGTGAGTCCCACAAACTTACCATGCTACGTGCATCAAACAATAATATAACTGGAGTAATACCATCAAGCTTAGGGAAATTATCTCAGTTGAGGAAACTTGATGTTTCATTAAATAAGCTTGAAGGACAAATTCCACCAGAAATTGGCAATATAACAACATTGTACAATTTGAGCCTTTATGGTAACTTGCTCCAGGGAAAAGTGCCACAAGAAATTGGATCGCTGAACAATTTGGAGTATCTTGATTTATCATCAAACAACCTAACTGGGCAGTTACCAAGATCAATTGGAAATTGTCTTAAGCTTCACTTTCTAAAGTTGAGCCATAATCACCTCAATGGCACCATTCCTATCGAGCTAGGGATTTTGGTAAACCTGCAAGATCTGTTGGATCTAAGTGACAATTCAATTGATGGTGCTATTCCGAGTGTGTTAGGTGGTCTTCATATGCTTCAAGCCTTGAATGTTTCTCACAATGCACTCAGCGGCAACATTCAACCGTCATTTCAGAGCATGACCAGCCTCCTATCCATGGATGTGTCTTACAACAAATTAGAAGGGCCAGTGCCACATACTAGGCTCTTTGAAGAAGCTCCGGTCAGATGGTTCTGGCATAATAAGGAATTGTGCGGTGTCGTGAAAGGTTTGACCCCTTGTGATCTTCCTCGAAGTAGTGGACACGGAAAAAAGTCTGGAGCTATTTTATTAGCTATTATACCCGTTGTTCTATCCTTTGGGTTTATCACTGCACTAGCAACATGGCAATGCAGAAAGAAGAAACCCAAGGCAGAAATTGCAAATGTAGTACAACAAACCAAGATGTTCGCCATTTGGAACTTTGATGGGGAAGATGTGTATAGGAAAATTGTTGATGCTACAAATAATTTCAGTGACACTCATTGCATTGGATCTGGAGGAAGTGGATATGTGTACAAAGCTCAGTTATCAACAGGTGAATTATTTGCAGTGAAGAAGATCCATATGGTGGATGATGATGATCAATTTAACCGTGAAATACATGCTTTGATGCATATTAGACATCGCAACATTGTGAAGTTATTTGGTTACTGCTCCGCAACTCAGGGAAGATTCCTTGTGTATGAATACTTGGACAGAGGAAGCTTATCAGCATATTTGAAGCATAAGGAAACTGCTCTTGAATTGGATTGGACAAGGAGGCTAAATATTGCTCGGGATGTTGCTCTTGCTTTGGCTTACATGCATCACGACTGCTTTGCGCCAATAGTTCACAGAGATATAACAAGCAACAACATTTTGCTTGATCTGGAATTTAAAGCCCACATCTCGGATTTTGGTCTAGCGAAAGTACTAGATGTGGATGCGTCAAACTGCACAAGTCTTGCCGGCACAAAAGGATATCTTGCCCCAG AGCTTGCATACACAACAAGGGTGACAGAGAAGTGTGATGTTTATAGCTTCAGAGTGCTCGTTCTAGAGCTGTTCATGGGACATCATCCAGCGGATCTCCTTTCATCCATGGACAACCCCAACAAAACTATATTACTTGGGAACTTGCTGGACACCCGTCTCCCACTCCCTGAAGCTGAGACCGCAAGTGAAATATTTCAAGTAGTTGCCGTCGCTGTTCGGTGCATAGAGCCTGATCCATCGCACCGTCCAACGATGCAGCAAGTGATTAAGGTGTTCTCAACAGCTGAACG AGTTCTACAATTGCTTCCTCCAAAATTGAAAGGACACAAGGTTTGGTTACTATTTCAAATGCAGATACTGCACACAAAACAGAACAATTTTGTGAAGGAACTCGTG CTTCAG AGGCTGGCCCTTGTCATCGGGATAAATGAGAGGATGATACCAGTTGTCAAAGATGCAGCTTCATTGGCTATGTTAGACCGTTACAGA ATGCTGGTATCACAAACAGCAGCTGAA ATGGAAGCATTCTCAAGGACTGAAGATTTTCCAAAAATTGTCGAGGGCTCAAGGCGTATTCAAGGCCAGTTCGAATAA
- the LOC125524019 gene encoding disease resistance protein Pik-2-like, with amino-acid sequence MEFVVGASEATMRSLLGKLGGLLAQEYTLIRGVCGDIQYISDELASMQAFLGDLGSALDDHDRRLKNWMKQIRDMAYDMEDCINDFAHRLPQDSLNDARCSFIVTIVYEMWTFWPRRDIASKIAELKVRAQYIAERRSRYGVNNPNPRTSSEAGATHVVTYGIAEHLVASRQLIRTQNPVGVQVDMEKLQGWLTKHDKGSHRAVVSLIGFGGVGKTTIAMALYRDFRNEFDCRASVMVSQNFDEDEVLRDCLGQIKPADSQIKTKEEVQEGSNTGKVEKNSLATNIKSSVKRVVPLLSGHRPQSNDGSMQSKIETMNRDQLIEELKTRLLGRRYLLLIDDIWSVQTWETIRTIRNWLPHDNNKDSRVIVTTRFQAVGVACSERDGTDYLHTVNALSDAASKSLFHQGIPESPSSQESERMDTVGAESSEGDGTDHLHSADVPSDANAKGPFDDRVSDPQRSKERGKEEVHEEIWKYCGGLPLAIVTMAGLVACNPTKDNNHWNKVCKSLFPEQVAPLTLEGVTRILDYCYNDLPADLKTCSLYLSIFPKGSKISKKRLTRRWISECFVAEKQGLSAEEVAETYFNQLVSRKIIRPVDHSSNGKVKSFKVHDLILEYIVSKSSEENFITVVGGHWLMPTPSNKVRRLSMQSSGSKHGNSTKGMNLSQVRSLTAFGSQNRRLPFHSFNNGIIQVLDLEGWKGLTDKHLNDICKMLVLKYLSLRRTEVSEIPSKIEKLQYPETLDIRETNVGVLPKAFGQLKQLRSMHGGNKNTKKALKLPHEKNKEPMRALRILSGIEIGEDSSAVASLHQLTGLRKLAIYKLNIREGGQTFKQLRSSIEYLCSCGLQTLAINDESSNFINSLDTMTTPPRYIIGLELSGKMERPPQWIKELNNLYKLTLSVTVLRTDTFKLIQDLPKLFTLTFTLSAAKDDRDIVDILEENKQLTDREIIIPPGGFKSLKLLRFFATLVPRLSFAVTGKEVMPALERIDMRFEAFEGIYGIETLKSLQEVHLSVGNQADEITKFLVDDLKDTPKYLDEKYASKWPKIITE; translated from the exons ATGGAGTTTGTAGTGGGTGCTTCGGAAGCCACCATGAGATCTCTCCTAGGCAAGTTGGGCGGCCTCCTTGCCCAAGAGTACACTCTGATCCGTGGTGTCTGCGGCGACATCCAGTACATCAGCGACGAGCTCGCCAGCATGCAGGCCTTTCTTGGCGACCTCGGCTCTGCCCTGGATGACCATGATCGCCGGCTCAAGAACTGGATGAAGCAGATTCGTGACATGGCATACGACATGGAAGACTGCATCAATGACTTTGCTCATCGCCTCCCTCAGGACTCTCTCAACGATGCAAGATGCTCCTTCATCGTGACGATAGTCTACGAGATGTGGACGTTCTGGCCTCGCCGCGACATTGCCTCCAAGATTGCCGAGCTCAAGGTCCGAGCACAGTACATTGCTGAACGACGCAGCAGATATGGAGTGAACAATCCAAACCCAAGAACAAGCTCCGAAGCCGGAGCAACCCATGTTGTTACGTATGGCATTGCTGAGCATTTGGTGGCAAGCCGTCAGCTCATCCGCACACAGAACCCCGTGGGAGTGCAGGTGGACATGGAGAAGCTCCAGGGTTGGCTAACCAAACATGATAAAGGCTCTCATCGAGCCGTTGTGTCCTTGATTGGATTCGGTGGTGTGGGAAAGACCACCATTGCCATGGCATTGTACCGAGATTTCAGGAATGAATTTGACTGTCGGGCATCAGTCATGGTGTCTCAGAACTTCGATGAAGATGAAGTCCTAAGGGATTGTCTTGGGCAAATCAAGCCAGCAGACAGTCAAATCAAGACAAAGGAGGAGGTGCAGGAGGGAAGCAACACAGGGAAGGTGGAGAAGAACAGCCTAGCAACCAACATTAAAAGTTCAGTTAAGCGAGTTGTGCCACTGCTCTCTGGTCACAGGCCGCAAAGCAATGATGGCAGCATGCAGAGTAAGATAGAAACAATGAATCGCGACCAACTTATTGAAGAACTCAAAACGCGCCTGCTTGGAAGGAG GTATCTCCTCTTGATTGATGATATATGGTCTGTACAAACATGGGAGACCATTAGG ACCATTAGGAATTGGTTGCCACATGATAATAATAAGGATAGTAGAGTAATAGTAACTACAAGATTTCAAGCTGTTGGTGTAGCTTGCTCAGAAAGAGATGGAACTGATTATCTGCATACAGTTAATGCCCTAAGTGATGCCGCCTCCAAAAGTCTATTTCATCAGGGTATTCCTGAATCCCCAAGCAGCCAAGAAAGCGAAAGAATGGATACTGTTGGTGCTGAGTCCTCTGAAGGAGATGGAACTGATCATCTGCATTCAGCTGATGTCCCAAGTGATGCCAATGCCAAAGGTCCGTTTGATGACCGTGTTTCTGATCCACAGAGAAGCAAAGAAAGGGGGAAAGAAGAGGTCCATGAGGAGATATGGAAATATTGTGGGGGGCTGCCTTTGGCCATAGTCACCATGGCTGGCCTTGTGGCCTGCAACCCAACAAAGGATAATAACCATTGGAATAAAGTTTGCAAGTCATTATTTCCAGAGCAAGTAGCTCCCCTTACATTGGAGGGGGTGACAAGGATACTTGATTATTGCTACAATGATTTGCCAGCAGATCTCAAGACCTGCTCATTGTACTTGAGCATATTCCCCAAGGGCTCGAAAATTAGTAAGAAGCGTCTGACCCGGCGGTGGATATCAGAATGTTTTGTTGCTGAGAAGCAAGGGCTGAGTGCAGAGGAAGTGGCAGAAACATACTTCAATCAACTTGTAAGCAGGAAGATAATACGGCCCGTGGATCACAGCAGCAATGGGAAGGTAAAATCCTTTAAAGTTCATGACCTGATCCTGGAATATATCGTGTCCAAGTCAAGCGAAGAGAATTTTATTACTGTTGTTGGTGGACATTGGCTGATGCCAACTCCTAGCAACAAAGTCCGTCGACTCTCCATGCAAAGCAGTGGTTCCAAGCATGGGAATTCAACAAAAGGCATGAACTTGTCTCAAGTGCGGTCACTGACAGCATTTGGAAGCCAAAACCGACGACTCCCATTCCATTCATTCAATAATGGAATAATACAAGTGCTTGATCTTGAGGGCTGGAAGGGTTTGACAGATAAGCATTTGAATGACATATGTAAAATGCTTGTGCTGAAGTATTTGAGCCTCAGACGAACAGAGGTTTCTGAGATCCCATCAAAGATTGAGAAGCTCCAGTATCCAGAAACTCTTGACATAAGGGAGACAAATGTCGGGGTGCTGCCAAAAGCTTTTGGACAGCTCAAACAGCTTCGTAGCATGCATGGAGGGAACAAAAACACAAAGAAGGCTTTGAAATTGCCACATGAGAAGAACAAGGAGCCGATGAGAGCACTTCGGATCTTGTCAGGGATTGAGATCGGTGAGGACTCATCAGCTGTAGCAAGCCTTCATCAGCTGACAGGGCTAAGGAAACTTGCCATTTACAAGCTCAATATAAGGGAGGGCGGTCAGACCTTCAAACAATTACGCTCCTCCATCGAGTACCTCTGTAGCTGCGGTCTGCAGACATTGGCAATCAATGATGAGAGCTCTAATTTTATCAACTCACTAGACACCATGACCACTCCTCCAAGATACATCATCGGCCTAGAGTTGTCTGGCAAGATGGAAAGGCCGCCACAGTGGATCAAAGAACTCAATAACCTCTATAAGCTGACCCTTTCTGTGACTGTTCTTCGGACTGACACTTTCAAGCTCATCCAGGACCTACCCAAATTGTTTACGCTCACCTTTACACTCAGTGCAGCCAAGGATGATAGGGACATAGTGGACATTCTTGAGGAAAATAAACAGCTTACCGACAGGGAGATCATTATTCCACCCGGAGGATTCAAGAGTCTAAAGCTGCTTCGCTTCTTTGCAACTCTGGTTCCAAGGCTGAGCTTTGCAGTTACAGGAAAAGAGGTAATGCCAGCACTCGAGAGGATTGATATGCGGTTCGAAGCCTTTGAAGGGATTTACGGCATCGAGACTCTCAAAAGCCTCCAAGAGGTGCATCTCAGTGTTGGTAATCAAGCAGATGAAATAACCAAGTTCTTGGTAGATGATTTGAAGGACACACCCAAGTACTTGGATGAAAAGTACGCCAGCAAGTGGCCAAAGATAATCACCGAGTGA